One segment of Andreesenia angusta DNA contains the following:
- the hcp gene encoding hydroxylamine reductase, with protein sequence MSMFCYQCQEAAQGTGCTAMGVCGKTSAVANIQDLLMHTLKGIALYSQKARELKLDTSEADAFIMEGLFMTITNANFDYDVFIETITEAKSLRDKVKDAVVSAGGDVSGITADAATWSAPESDYDEKAKSVGVLSTENEDVRSLRELVVYGLKGMAAYAEHAYNLGSTKDDIFEFIERALASTTDDSLSVDQLVALTLETGKFGVDVMALLDAANTSAYGNPEITEVNIGVRNNPAILISGHDLKDMERLLEQTAGTGVDVYTHSEMLPANYYPAFKKYDHFVGNYGNAWWKQQTEFASFNGPILFTTNCIVPPKSEEVRERIYTTGASGFPGCTHIEMDSNGNKDFSAIIEHAKKCAPPTEIETGKIVGGFAHAQVMQLADKVVDAVKSGAIKKFFVMAGCDGRMKSRDYYTEFAEKLPKDTVILTAGCAKYRYNKLPLGDIGGIPRVLDAGQCNDSYSLAVIALKLKEVFELNDINELPIAYNIAWYEQKAVIVLLALLALGVKNIHLGPTLPAFLSPNVAKVLVENFGIAGITSVDEDMKIFLGA encoded by the coding sequence ATGAGCATGTTTTGTTATCAATGTCAAGAGGCAGCACAGGGAACAGGATGTACAGCAATGGGAGTCTGTGGAAAGACTTCAGCAGTAGCCAATATACAAGATCTACTTATGCACACACTTAAGGGGATAGCGCTTTACAGCCAGAAGGCCAGAGAGCTTAAGCTAGACACTTCTGAAGCTGATGCATTTATAATGGAAGGTCTTTTCATGACTATCACAAATGCCAACTTCGACTACGATGTATTTATAGAAACTATAACTGAGGCTAAGTCCCTTAGAGACAAGGTCAAAGATGCAGTCGTATCTGCAGGTGGAGATGTAAGTGGTATCACAGCAGATGCTGCTACTTGGTCTGCTCCTGAATCAGACTACGACGAAAAAGCTAAATCGGTGGGCGTGCTTTCGACTGAAAACGAAGACGTAAGATCACTTAGAGAGCTTGTAGTATATGGACTGAAGGGAATGGCTGCCTACGCTGAGCACGCTTACAACCTTGGATCTACTAAAGATGATATATTTGAGTTTATAGAGAGAGCACTTGCTTCTACTACAGACGACTCACTTTCTGTAGACCAGCTTGTAGCGCTTACTCTTGAAACTGGAAAGTTCGGAGTAGACGTAATGGCGCTTCTAGATGCTGCCAACACTTCTGCATACGGAAACCCTGAAATAACTGAGGTGAACATAGGAGTTAGAAACAACCCTGCAATACTTATCTCAGGTCATGACCTTAAAGACATGGAGAGACTTCTAGAGCAGACTGCAGGAACTGGAGTAGACGTATATACGCACTCTGAGATGCTTCCAGCCAACTACTACCCGGCGTTCAAGAAGTACGACCACTTTGTAGGAAACTACGGAAACGCTTGGTGGAAACAGCAGACTGAGTTCGCTTCTTTCAACGGACCTATACTGTTCACAACTAACTGTATAGTGCCACCTAAGAGCGAAGAAGTAAGAGAGAGAATCTACACTACAGGAGCTTCTGGGTTCCCAGGATGTACTCATATAGAGATGGACTCAAACGGAAACAAGGACTTCTCTGCCATAATAGAGCACGCCAAGAAATGTGCACCTCCTACAGAGATAGAGACTGGAAAAATAGTCGGAGGGTTTGCACACGCGCAGGTGATGCAGCTAGCCGACAAGGTGGTAGACGCTGTTAAGTCTGGAGCCATCAAGAAGTTCTTTGTAATGGCAGGATGCGACGGAAGAATGAAGTCTAGAGACTACTACACTGAGTTCGCCGAGAAGCTTCCAAAAGACACAGTCATCCTTACAGCAGGATGTGCCAAGTACAGATACAACAAGCTTCCGCTTGGAGATATAGGCGGAATACCTAGAGTTCTAGACGCTGGACAGTGCAACGACTCTTACTCGCTTGCAGTTATAGCGCTTAAGCTGAAAGAGGTATTCGAGCTAAACGACATAAACGAGCTTCCTATAGCTTACAACATAGCTTGGTATGAGCAGAAAGCCGTAATAGTGCTGCTTGCACTGCTTGCACTAGGAGTTAAGAACATCCACCTAGGACCTACACTTCCTGCATTCCTTTCGCCAAACGTGGCAAAGGTGCTTGTAGAGAACTTCGGAATAGCTGGAATAACTTCAGTAGACGAAGATATGAAGATCTTCCTAGGAGCATAA
- a CDS encoding HPP family protein translates to MDLKKLELEADSYSDELELLSQSNTDGLSRSLTRLLSKAKTSSLLWSWIGSFLGISILANMHSLVGQLSGGTLTLMVGSFGASAVLAYCAIESPLAKPKNIIGGHVLSALVGVTVYKLFGGDYWLASALAVSVAIVVMQLTDTVHPPGGATALIAVTGGPGIYKLGYLYPLVPVALGAVVIVIIALVVNNIPDGRRYPLK, encoded by the coding sequence ATGGATCTGAAAAAACTTGAACTCGAGGCAGATAGTTATTCTGACGAACTTGAGCTTTTAAGCCAGTCAAATACAGATGGCTTATCTAGATCACTTACCAGACTATTAAGCAAAGCCAAAACATCCTCTTTATTATGGTCTTGGATTGGCTCTTTTCTTGGAATTTCGATTCTGGCGAATATGCATTCCCTTGTAGGACAGTTATCAGGAGGGACTTTGACCCTTATGGTAGGGTCCTTTGGAGCTTCAGCTGTACTTGCATATTGCGCAATTGAAAGCCCGCTGGCTAAGCCTAAGAACATAATAGGAGGCCATGTGCTTTCCGCATTGGTAGGGGTTACGGTTTACAAGTTATTCGGTGGAGACTACTGGCTGGCTTCAGCCCTTGCTGTCTCGGTAGCCATAGTTGTGATGCAGCTTACAGATACGGTGCATCCTCCAGGCGGAGCTACCGCCCTTATAGCAGTGACCGGAGGTCCTGGAATTTACAAACTAGGATACCTATATCCGCTTGTCCCGGTGGCTTTGGGAGCAGTTGTAATAGTTATAATAGCCTTGGTGGTCAACAATATTCCCGACGGAAGAAGATATCCCCTGAAGTAA
- a CDS encoding rhodanese-like domain-containing protein, with the protein MGLLNLFSQNPAASLSDSQLKEMLQSENPPILLDVRSPGEYQVGHIPGSSNVPVQFVADTMNQNNIQLDKTLVLYCQSGARSAQACQILRNLGYTAVYNFGGIRNWSYGFQR; encoded by the coding sequence ATGGGCCTTTTAAACTTATTCAGTCAAAATCCAGCAGCTTCACTGTCAGACTCTCAGCTGAAAGAGATGCTCCAAAGCGAAAATCCACCTATACTCTTGGATGTAAGGTCTCCTGGCGAGTATCAGGTAGGACATATCCCAGGCAGTTCAAATGTTCCAGTTCAATTTGTGGCCGATACTATGAATCAGAACAACATCCAACTAGACAAAACTCTAGTCCTGTACTGTCAAAGCGGTGCCAGGTCAGCCCAGGCTTGCCAGATTCTTCGAAATCTCGGATACACAGCTGTGTATAATTTCGGCGGGATCCGCAATTGGAGCTATGGATTCCAGAGGTAA
- a CDS encoding zinc dependent phospholipase C family protein, which produces MPSFYCHYLASSAVLETIGSSSLKSILDSNRNVFSLGAQGPDIFFYFDFWPFKKSTSLAKLGGRLHYLKVGLFFEKSLEYISRTNGRDRDILLAYIMGYICHYSLDGSAHPYVFYKSGFKVPKSESRERYSADHRRFETAVDILMLQHILGTKPSKLSPFKLIHTDNHSRLVIGQFYSWILSEMFKLDAPYSEIVSAIKATETTLLLSMDRTGVKKFLLELIESLLGRPPVFSSAIHSGPVDNNIDYLNLEHRPWHLPWDIDVEITSSFPELFDRSVSTAKELCELYFSKANSGDCSALDGTLWNNSFYTGLSCDRRLVFDYFDSVYGEYRA; this is translated from the coding sequence TTGCCTAGTTTCTACTGCCACTACTTAGCCAGCTCTGCTGTACTCGAAACCATAGGGTCTTCCAGTCTCAAGTCCATTTTAGACTCCAATAGAAATGTATTTAGCCTAGGAGCTCAGGGTCCAGATATATTCTTCTACTTCGACTTCTGGCCATTCAAGAAGTCGACTTCTCTTGCCAAGCTCGGCGGAAGGCTTCACTATCTAAAGGTTGGGCTTTTTTTCGAGAAGTCTCTTGAGTACATCTCCAGGACAAACGGTAGAGACCGTGACATTCTGCTGGCCTATATAATGGGTTATATCTGCCACTACAGCTTAGATGGCTCTGCGCACCCTTATGTTTTCTATAAGTCAGGCTTCAAGGTACCCAAGTCGGAATCTAGAGAGCGGTACAGTGCCGATCACAGGAGATTTGAGACTGCCGTCGACATACTTATGCTTCAACACATTCTGGGTACAAAGCCTTCTAAGCTCAGTCCATTTAAGCTTATTCACACAGACAATCACTCTAGGCTTGTAATAGGGCAGTTCTATTCCTGGATTCTGTCTGAGATGTTCAAGCTGGACGCCCCGTATTCCGAGATAGTTTCTGCGATCAAAGCCACCGAGACTACGCTGCTGCTTTCTATGGACAGAACAGGCGTGAAAAAATTTCTGCTTGAGCTGATTGAGTCTTTGCTCGGAAGGCCTCCAGTTTTTTCTTCTGCAATACACTCTGGCCCTGTAGACAACAATATTGACTATCTAAACCTCGAGCATAGGCCATGGCATCTTCCTTGGGATATAGATGTAGAGATCACCTCGAGCTTCCCCGAGCTATTCGACCGCTCTGTCTCAACTGCCAAAGAGCTGTGCGAGCTCTACTTCTCTAAGGCAAATAGCGGTGACTGCTCCGCTTTAGACGGAACTCTTTGGAACAACTCATTCTACACAGGCTTGAGCTGCGACAGACGTCTGGTGTTCGACTACTTCGACTCTGTCTATGGCGAATACAGGGCCTAG
- a CDS encoding ATP-binding protein, protein MKAETRIKDVEEILKYSIENGLKKPIMIYGKVGVGKSETVRKVASDLNIGFIDMRVLLYSEVELKGIPFPNEDRTSTVWLKNNLLPEADRDGERGILLLDELPAAKPAVMTALYQLCLDRALGEYSLPDGWHIVATGNREEDRGVYYEMPPALSDRFIKFNMMTSAEDWLNLYAYKHRVHHLVTSFISFAPERLHTYNPELEMTSSYFATPRTWVGISDMLYTSDEEKLNSNRIVWELIRGSLDDVTYSMFSEFCRLKDELPDIDGILDGKAVAMPGEEDKKHLVVGTLANKTASIMIGDFEVLHRNTLDEVTVGKVERVLEFVKKNLEPSLMAKFLKELSLKDSRIGDYFQTEDFELYDEIIDEISSIME, encoded by the coding sequence ATGAAAGCGGAAACTAGGATAAAAGACGTAGAAGAGATACTGAAGTATTCGATAGAAAACGGGCTCAAGAAGCCCATCATGATATATGGGAAAGTGGGAGTTGGAAAGTCGGAGACTGTAAGGAAAGTCGCAAGCGATTTAAATATCGGATTTATAGATATGAGAGTGCTGCTTTACTCTGAAGTGGAGCTGAAGGGGATACCTTTTCCGAATGAAGACAGGACTTCGACAGTCTGGCTTAAAAACAATCTACTTCCTGAAGCTGACAGGGACGGGGAGCGAGGCATACTCTTGCTTGACGAGCTTCCAGCGGCCAAGCCTGCCGTAATGACTGCGCTTTACCAGCTATGTCTCGACAGGGCGCTTGGAGAGTACAGTCTGCCAGATGGGTGGCATATAGTGGCAACTGGAAACAGAGAGGAAGACAGAGGTGTCTACTACGAGATGCCGCCGGCGCTTTCAGACAGGTTTATAAAGTTCAACATGATGACCTCCGCGGAAGACTGGCTGAACCTATATGCCTACAAGCACAGAGTACACCACTTGGTGACCTCGTTTATATCCTTTGCACCAGAGCGACTACACACCTACAATCCAGAGCTGGAGATGACCAGCAGCTACTTTGCGACTCCTAGGACTTGGGTGGGAATAAGCGACATGCTGTATACTTCGGACGAGGAAAAGCTAAATTCAAACAGGATAGTCTGGGAGCTTATAAGAGGCAGTCTAGACGACGTGACATACTCCATGTTTTCGGAGTTCTGCAGGCTGAAAGACGAGCTTCCAGATATAGACGGGATACTGGACGGCAAAGCTGTAGCTATGCCTGGGGAAGAGGACAAGAAGCATCTTGTGGTCGGGACCTTGGCCAACAAAACAGCTTCGATTATGATAGGTGATTTTGAGGTTTTGCATAGAAATACCTTGGATGAAGTTACAGTTGGTAAAGTGGAAAGAGTGCTTGAGTTTGTGAAAAAAAACTTGGAGCCATCTCTTATGGCTAAATTCTTGAAGGAGCTTTCGCTAAAGGACAGCCGCATAGGAGATTATTTTCAGACAGAAGACTTTGAGTTATACGATGAAATAATAGACGAGATATCCTCGATAATGGAGTGA
- a CDS encoding DUF2201 family putative metallopeptidase produces the protein MEVAMDTRREVDKLKLELIMTKPFFGNVLYSLELKDDSDIKAVVESDGLYIKYNEKLIEESRLSVSRLRYAILHEMYRILLLHEYRREYRDSRIWNIACDMVIEHRLSAILEQEFGKLNPPPSYDPSRGLYLNKFIVFDEERFRRETEENIYRKLMKNYSENSGEIAYLDEVFSLNLKKSDLKSRRESSADTKQENAEMQKNRIKSIVAESVTKDRLAGSDSAEGSKILGRIEGKKINWLSILRRHLQVKTTEDTSFAYPDSRFQWNDMVIPDFEPREDFLDLLIVLDLSSSIEKREIDQMLFQIKNLSEQFSLNGRVIGFSTEVVLDKPLNTKEIEKNIERYAFGGTDWNCVPKYVAEKRIGYGFAITITDGGFYTAPEDMHNHMWILTEGSVMRYSVINRVVEL, from the coding sequence ATGGAGGTAGCTATGGACACGAGGCGAGAAGTAGACAAGCTGAAGCTGGAGCTTATAATGACAAAGCCGTTTTTCGGAAATGTACTGTACTCACTGGAATTAAAAGATGATTCAGATATCAAAGCGGTAGTGGAATCTGATGGACTATATATAAAGTACAATGAAAAACTTATAGAGGAGAGCAGGCTCAGTGTCTCCAGGCTAAGATACGCTATTTTACACGAGATGTACAGGATACTGCTTTTGCACGAGTACAGGAGAGAGTACAGAGACTCTAGAATCTGGAATATAGCTTGCGATATGGTCATAGAGCACAGGTTGAGTGCAATCTTAGAGCAGGAGTTTGGAAAGCTGAATCCTCCACCCAGTTACGACCCCAGCAGAGGTCTCTACTTGAATAAATTCATAGTTTTCGACGAGGAGCGGTTCAGACGGGAGACGGAGGAGAACATATACAGAAAGCTTATGAAAAACTACTCTGAAAACAGTGGCGAGATAGCTTATTTAGACGAAGTGTTTTCCCTGAACTTGAAAAAATCCGACTTGAAAAGCAGAAGAGAATCATCGGCAGATACGAAACAGGAGAATGCTGAGATGCAAAAGAACAGGATAAAGAGCATAGTGGCCGAAAGCGTCACAAAAGACAGGCTCGCCGGAAGCGACTCAGCTGAAGGCTCAAAGATACTTGGCAGGATAGAGGGCAAGAAGATAAACTGGCTGAGCATACTCAGAAGGCATCTTCAGGTGAAGACTACGGAAGACACTTCCTTTGCATATCCAGACTCTAGGTTTCAATGGAACGATATGGTCATACCTGACTTTGAACCAAGGGAAGACTTTCTGGACTTGCTTATAGTACTGGATCTTTCGTCTTCGATAGAAAAGCGCGAGATAGACCAGATGCTCTTTCAGATCAAGAATCTTTCAGAACAGTTCAGTTTAAATGGAAGAGTTATAGGGTTTTCCACAGAGGTGGTACTGGACAAGCCCTTGAATACAAAGGAGATAGAGAAGAATATAGAGCGATACGCCTTTGGAGGAACGGACTGGAACTGCGTGCCGAAGTACGTAGCGGAGAAAAGAATAGGCTACGGATTTGCAATTACGATTACAGACGGAGGTTTCTATACAGCTCCAGAGGATATGCACAATCACATGTGGATTTTAACAGAGGGCAGCGTGATGAGGTACAGCGTTATCAACAGAGTAGTAGAACTATAG
- a CDS encoding class II SORL domain-containing protein produces MSIGQFLQSGDWKGEKHVPAILAPSSVKAGEEVDIKVVVGEEIKHPNTLEHQIKWIKVLFKPADAKFPVEIADFQFAAHGEFDVFSEPAGTVSVKLPKSGTVYAMSYCNIHGLWENSLDISVE; encoded by the coding sequence ATGAGTATAGGTCAATTTTTACAATCAGGAGACTGGAAAGGCGAAAAGCACGTACCAGCTATATTGGCACCTTCTTCAGTTAAAGCAGGAGAGGAAGTGGATATAAAGGTAGTTGTAGGCGAAGAGATAAAGCATCCAAACACGCTTGAACATCAGATAAAGTGGATAAAGGTGCTTTTCAAGCCAGCTGACGCCAAGTTCCCTGTGGAGATTGCAGACTTCCAATTTGCAGCCCATGGAGAGTTCGATGTATTCTCTGAGCCAGCTGGAACTGTATCGGTTAAGCTTCCTAAGTCTGGGACTGTATACGCGATGAGCTATTGCAACATACACGGACTTTGGGAAAACAGTTTAGACATAAGCGTAGAGTAG
- the tyrS gene encoding tyrosine--tRNA ligase: MNGALFYFHFLGGDILENVFDTLMERGYIKQTTHEDEIRELLGKEKVTFYIGFDPTADSLHVGHFIAMMFMSHMQKAGHRPIALVGGGTAMIGDPSGRTDMRQMLTDEDISHNVASIKSQLERFIDFSDEKAILANNADWLLDLNYVNFIRDIGVHFSVNRMLSAECFKQRLEKGLSFLEFNYMLMQGYDFYVLNQKYDCKMQLGGDDQWSNMIAGMELIRRKEGKQAYAMTCTLLTNSEGQKMGKTANGAVWLSADKMSPYDFYQYWRNVEDADVNKCLRLLTFLPMDEVESLSALEGAGINKAKEILAYEVTSLVHGAEEAEKAQSAARALFSGGTDSSSIPTTELDSSIFQEGTGLLGLLTELGLTKSNGEARRLVQQNGVSINDVPVSDPSKVVTLDDFVDGSMMVRKGKKVYHRVSVK, from the coding sequence ATGAACGGGGCTCTTTTTTATTTTCATTTTTTAGGAGGAGATATTTTGGAAAACGTATTTGACACTTTAATGGAAAGAGGATATATAAAGCAGACTACTCATGAAGACGAAATCAGAGAGCTGCTTGGAAAAGAGAAAGTGACTTTCTACATAGGCTTCGACCCAACTGCCGACAGCCTTCACGTAGGACATTTCATAGCCATGATGTTTATGTCCCATATGCAGAAAGCCGGCCACAGGCCTATAGCCCTTGTGGGAGGCGGTACTGCCATGATAGGAGACCCTTCAGGCAGAACTGATATGAGGCAGATGCTGACTGATGAAGATATAAGTCACAACGTAGCTTCTATAAAGTCTCAGCTTGAGAGATTTATAGACTTCTCTGACGAAAAGGCGATACTCGCAAACAACGCCGACTGGCTGCTAGACCTTAACTACGTGAACTTTATAAGGGATATCGGGGTTCACTTCTCTGTAAACAGGATGCTCTCTGCCGAGTGTTTCAAGCAGAGGCTTGAGAAAGGTCTTTCATTCCTCGAATTCAACTACATGCTTATGCAGGGGTACGACTTCTACGTGCTGAACCAGAAGTACGACTGCAAGATGCAGCTTGGTGGAGACGACCAGTGGTCCAACATGATAGCCGGAATGGAACTTATAAGGCGAAAAGAAGGCAAGCAAGCATACGCCATGACTTGCACACTGCTTACAAACAGCGAAGGCCAGAAGATGGGCAAGACTGCAAACGGAGCTGTCTGGCTTTCTGCCGACAAGATGTCGCCATATGACTTCTACCAGTACTGGAGAAATGTCGAAGACGCTGACGTAAACAAGTGCCTAAGACTTCTGACTTTCCTACCTATGGACGAAGTGGAGAGTCTATCTGCACTAGAGGGCGCAGGGATAAACAAGGCAAAGGAGATACTTGCCTACGAGGTCACAAGCCTTGTGCACGGTGCTGAGGAAGCCGAAAAGGCCCAGAGCGCTGCAAGAGCTCTTTTCAGCGGTGGTACCGATAGCTCGTCTATACCTACCACAGAGCTTGACAGTTCTATATTCCAGGAGGGGACAGGGCTTTTAGGGCTTCTTACAGAGCTTGGGCTTACTAAGTCAAACGGAGAAGCTAGAAGGCTCGTTCAGCAAAATGGAGTGTCCATAAA